In Clostridia bacterium, the following are encoded in one genomic region:
- a CDS encoding EAL domain-containing protein codes for MQKRNVRIITIALSIIMCCTLILPSSVYAMPTQNKVVNIGWMNIKGYMGGTVDQPSGYFHEYLEIISQYTRWKYKYVICENFYELSQKLFAGEIDIMCGVFDTKARKDEGKFAFPQYSAGVDSTSIFVHNESDLLFGNPADLEGLTIGVEDNANYDNLVEYYESLGLDTSKIIKYTSMDDIKNDILRGKIPLGAMGGFRNDKCFRAIATFAPSNFYFVTSFDPKHKEILHGLNDALEQINIHKPSLHNSLASEYLVSDDAEFHLTYELDKYVKTAKPFTVLCNSNAIPIEFKGDNGELCGVTADYFKELSQLTGLKFDFIFEQGNIKPDIIPHFNYSIKQANELGYNLSNLYMRLPMVLIKNKNHGLGERTAVPDYYLSNYDPARINGIGKTIIHCQGTLDCLDAVVNNRADQTIVNSVIASRLVSGGNYRELIVTTLNNEYYNYCIAVSDSIDTQALDTINMAINHIKSGQVSDMLVSNAVKYQDNSIFAILNRISPVTTAIIITVSLVSALTIILLLISKLKNNILKVKNLGSDNLTSALSRQGFIVQAREILNTIEGDYDMIDFDIENFGYINELYGITIGDAVLKKVVDDIKSILEPNEIISRLYADHFLLLLNDLSVNKLMQVLDNSLENFIVLNESYAVNFKFGIYKITDKTLAISYMASYANSAKSGIKHNALENSRIYDVDRHNMRLRRVRIVAEFDFALKSGEIFANFQPKFDAITKRVVGAEALARWRRNGEFISPLEFIDLIEKNGKVIELDFFILRQTCQLLRQLADEGKQLLPISVNFSRLHINNVNFVRDIEAVLCEYGIDRKYIEIEFTESIMIEDRSNALTTGDLLNDAGFTICIDDFGSGYSSLNALKDLKYHIVKLDAGFFILKDTSNLAKAKTILVEIIKLLKAIGAKIVAEGIETNDQYEFARDAGCDYIQGYYFSKAISKEETLKLFRGSDE; via the coding sequence ATGCAAAAGAGAAATGTTAGAATAATAACCATAGCCCTATCTATAATAATGTGCTGTACTCTTATTTTGCCTAGCTCTGTCTACGCTATGCCAACTCAAAATAAAGTTGTCAATATTGGTTGGATGAATATTAAGGGTTATATGGGCGGTACGGTAGACCAACCTAGCGGTTACTTTCACGAATATTTAGAAATTATCTCTCAATACACCCGTTGGAAATATAAATATGTAATATGTGAAAACTTCTACGAATTAAGCCAAAAATTATTTGCCGGCGAGATAGACATTATGTGCGGAGTTTTTGATACCAAGGCTCGCAAAGACGAGGGTAAGTTTGCTTTTCCGCAGTATAGCGCCGGCGTAGATAGCACTTCGATATTTGTTCATAACGAGAGCGACCTTTTATTTGGTAACCCCGCCGACCTTGAAGGTTTAACTATCGGCGTAGAGGACAACGCTAATTATGATAACTTAGTCGAATACTATGAAAGTTTAGGGTTAGATACAAGTAAAATAATCAAATATACCAGTATGGACGACATCAAAAATGACATTTTAAGAGGGAAAATTCCACTTGGAGCTATGGGCGGATTTAGAAATGACAAATGTTTTAGAGCCATAGCTACTTTTGCGCCAAGTAATTTTTATTTTGTTACAAGTTTTGACCCAAAGCATAAAGAAATATTGCACGGACTCAACGACGCTCTTGAACAAATCAATATTCATAAACCATCGTTGCATAATAGTTTAGCTAGCGAATATCTAGTAAGCGACGACGCCGAATTTCATTTGACTTACGAACTTGATAAATATGTCAAGACAGCCAAACCCTTTACGGTTTTATGTAATAGCAACGCTATTCCAATCGAATTTAAGGGCGACAACGGCGAACTTTGTGGCGTTACCGCCGACTATTTCAAGGAATTATCGCAACTTACCGGACTTAAATTTGATTTTATTTTTGAACAAGGCAATATTAAGCCGGATATTATTCCTCATTTTAATTATTCAATCAAACAAGCTAACGAGCTAGGTTATAATTTATCTAATCTTTATATGCGTTTGCCAATGGTATTGATTAAGAATAAGAATCACGGGCTAGGCGAACGAACCGCCGTACCTGACTACTATTTGTCTAACTACGACCCGGCTCGCATCAATGGCATAGGCAAGACTATAATACATTGTCAAGGCACTCTTGACTGTCTTGACGCCGTCGTAAACAATCGAGCCGACCAAACCATAGTTAACTCGGTAATTGCAAGTAGATTAGTTAGCGGTGGTAATTATAGAGAATTGATTGTTACAACCTTAAACAACGAATATTATAATTATTGCATAGCCGTAAGCGATAGTATAGATACCCAAGCGCTTGATACGATAAATATGGCGATAAATCATATAAAAAGCGGACAAGTCAGCGATATGCTAGTTTCTAACGCCGTCAAATATCAAGACAATTCTATATTCGCCATTTTAAATAGAATTTCCCCCGTAACTACGGCGATAATTATTACAGTTTCGTTAGTTAGCGCTTTAACTATTATATTGTTGTTAATTAGTAAGCTAAAAAACAATATTTTAAAGGTCAAGAATTTAGGAAGCGACAACTTGACTTCGGCGCTTTCTAGGCAAGGTTTTATCGTTCAAGCAAGGGAAATTTTAAATACTATCGAAGGCGATTACGATATGATTGACTTTGATATTGAGAACTTTGGTTACATCAACGAGCTTTACGGCATAACAATAGGCGACGCCGTACTTAAAAAAGTCGTCGACGATATAAAGAGTATATTAGAGCCTAACGAAATTATTTCTCGACTTTACGCCGACCACTTTTTGTTGTTGCTCAATGATTTAAGCGTTAACAAACTAATGCAAGTTTTAGATAATTCCTTAGAGAATTTCATTGTGCTTAATGAAAGTTATGCCGTAAATTTTAAGTTTGGGATATATAAAATAACCGATAAAACGTTAGCTATTAGCTATATGGCAAGTTACGCAAATTCTGCAAAAAGCGGAATTAAACACAATGCCTTAGAAAATTCTAGAATATACGACGTAGATAGGCACAACATGCGACTTAGAAGAGTTCGTATAGTGGCGGAATTTGACTTTGCCTTAAAGAGCGGTGAGATATTTGCAAATTTTCAACCCAAATTTGACGCTATTACCAAGCGTGTCGTAGGGGCGGAGGCTTTGGCTAGGTGGCGTCGCAACGGAGAGTTTATTTCGCCGTTAGAGTTTATAGACTTGATAGAAAAGAATGGCAAAGTAATCGAGCTTGACTTTTTTATTCTTAGACAAACGTGTCAGTTGCTCCGTCAACTTGCAGACGAAGGCAAACAGCTCTTGCCTATATCGGTAAATTTTTCTAGGCTACACATCAACAATGTCAATTTTGTGCGAGATATTGAAGCCGTGCTATGCGAATATGGCATTGACCGTAAATATATCGAGATAGAGTTTACCGAATCTATTATGATAGAAGACCGCTCTAACGCTTTAACAACCGGCGACCTTTTAAATGATGCAGGCTTTACAATTTGTATCGATGACTTCGGCTCGGGTTATTCGTCCCTTAACGCTTTAAAAGATTTAAAATATCATATAGTTAAGCTCGACGCAGGGTTTTTTATCCTTAAAGATACCAGTAACCTTGCAAAAGCTAAGACAATTCTAGTCGAAATAATCAAATTGCTTAAAGCTATCGGGGCAAAGATAGTAGCCGAAGGCATAGAAACTAACGACCAATATGAATTTGCTAGGGACGCAGGGTGCGACTACATACAAGGTTACTATTTTTCAAAAGCTATTTCAAAAGAAGAAACGCTTAAATTATTTAGAGGAAGCGACGAATAA
- the rpsJ gene encoding 30S ribosomal protein S10 gives MADQKKMRIKLKSYDHNLVDASAEKIVAVAKEMGAKVSGPIPLPTEREIITVLRATHKYKDAREQFELKTHKRLIDIYNPNARTIDSLTKLNLPAGIDVKIK, from the coding sequence ATGGCAGATCAAAAGAAAATGAGAATCAAACTTAAATCTTATGACCACAACCTTGTGGACGCTTCGGCAGAAAAAATCGTAGCCGTAGCCAAAGAGATGGGAGCAAAGGTAAGCGGACCTATTCCACTACCAACCGAACGAGAGATTATTACCGTACTACGTGCAACGCACAAGTATAAGGACGCTCGTGAACAATTTGAACTAAAAACGCATAAACGCTTAATTGACATTTACAATCCTAACGCGCGCACTATTGACAGCCTAACCAAGCTTAATTTGCCTGCTGGTATTGATGTTAAGATTAAGTAA
- the rplC gene encoding 50S ribosomal protein L3: protein MNKAIIGKKLGMTQVFEKDGAMVPVTVVLAGPCPIIQKKTTERDGYSAVQLGFEQVKDSYLNKPEMGHLKAANAGALKVLKEFDLQDASNMKVGDVIKCSTFVVGELVDVTGTTKGHGFSGVIKRWGHHRLKETHGVGPVHRQVGSLGANSTPSRVMPGKKLPGQYGAEQMTVLNLKVIRVDEERGVLLIKGAIPGAKNSIVYVRNAVKTLN from the coding sequence ATGAATAAAGCAATCATAGGCAAAAAGTTAGGAATGACACAAGTCTTCGAGAAAGACGGCGCAATGGTACCCGTAACAGTAGTGTTGGCTGGTCCTTGCCCTATAATACAGAAGAAGACCACAGAAAGAGACGGCTATTCCGCCGTACAACTAGGTTTTGAGCAAGTTAAAGATTCTTATCTTAACAAACCCGAAATGGGACATCTTAAAGCGGCTAACGCAGGCGCTCTTAAAGTTCTTAAAGAGTTCGACCTACAAGACGCAAGCAATATGAAAGTTGGCGACGTAATCAAATGTTCAACATTTGTAGTAGGCGAATTAGTCGACGTTACCGGCACAACTAAGGGTCACGGATTTAGTGGCGTAATCAAGAGATGGGGACATCACAGACTTAAAGAAACTCACGGTGTTGGCCCTGTTCATAGACAAGTCGGTTCGCTAGGCGCAAACTCTACGCCAAGCAGAGTAATGCCCGGCAAGAAATTACCCGGTCAATATGGCGCCGAGCAAATGACCGTACTCAACCTCAAAGTAATTAGAGTTGATGAAGAAAGAGGCGTTTTACTAATAAAGGGAGCAATCCCCGGCGCAAAAAACAGTATAGTCTACGTGCGTAACGCTGTTAAAACATTGAACTAG
- the rplD gene encoding 50S ribosomal protein L4, translated as MQVKVYNTEAQEVGKVKLEDSVFGCEYNSSLIHQVVVAYLANQRQGTKSALNRSEVRGGGIKPWRQKGTGRARQGSIRAPQWKKGGVVFAPKPRDFEKKLNKKVKLAAFRSAISYKVANNELIVLDKFELAQAKTKLVAQILANFKLKSKTLLIIEDNEQDILRASGNIECLTVCVSELVGVYQLVANTTILATKSAMKKIEEAYLV; from the coding sequence ATGCAAGTTAAAGTATATAATACCGAGGCGCAAGAGGTCGGTAAAGTTAAATTAGAAGATAGCGTGTTTGGTTGCGAATATAATTCGTCGCTAATACACCAAGTCGTAGTAGCCTACCTAGCTAATCAACGTCAAGGCACGAAAAGTGCGCTTAATCGTAGCGAAGTTCGTGGCGGTGGCATTAAACCTTGGAGACAAAAAGGCACAGGCAGAGCAAGACAAGGCAGTATCCGTGCTCCACAATGGAAGAAGGGTGGCGTAGTCTTTGCGCCAAAGCCACGTGACTTTGAAAAGAAACTCAACAAGAAAGTCAAACTTGCCGCTTTTAGAAGCGCAATTAGCTACAAAGTAGCCAACAACGAATTAATAGTTCTTGACAAGTTTGAACTTGCTCAGGCAAAGACCAAGTTAGTAGCGCAAATTCTTGCTAACTTTAAGTTAAAGAGCAAGACCTTGCTTATTATCGAAGATAACGAGCAAGACATACTAAGAGCATCTGGCAACATCGAATGTTTGACAGTATGCGTTAGCGAATTAGTTGGGGTATATCAGTTGGTAGCCAATACCACAATACTTGCGACTAAGTCAGCAATGAAGAAGATTGAGGAGGCCTATTTGGTATGA
- the rplW gene encoding 50S ribosomal protein L23, whose amino-acid sequence MNPYDIIRKPVLSEKSYSGIASKIYTFEVAVGSNKIEIKNAIEQIFNVKVEKINTANVRGKMKRQGKHQGLTAKWKKAIVHLTKDSKALEFFESLA is encoded by the coding sequence ATGAACCCATACGACATTATAAGAAAACCAGTTTTGTCAGAAAAGAGTTACAGCGGTATAGCAAGCAAAATATATACCTTTGAGGTAGCTGTCGGTTCTAACAAGATTGAAATTAAAAATGCAATCGAACAAATATTTAACGTAAAAGTAGAAAAAATTAACACCGCAAACGTCAGAGGAAAGATGAAAAGGCAAGGTAAACATCAAGGTTTAACTGCTAAATGGAAAAAAGCTATTGTTCACTTGACCAAAGACAGCAAAGCATTAGAGTTCTTTGAGAGCTTGGCTTAA
- the rplB gene encoding 50S ribosomal protein L2: MAIRRYKPTSAGRRFMSVPTYEEITSTTPHRSLLRTLSKSGGRNAQGKITVRHIGGGNRTKYRVIDFKRNKYDIPAKVATIEYDPNRSANIALLHYADGEKRYILAPLGLNVGDTIISATTADIKDGNNLPLENIPVGAIIHNIEISPEKGGQVARAAGISAQLMAKEGKYATLRMPSGETRLVLTKCHATIGQVGNVDHSIVNLGKAGKTRYKGIRPTVRGSAMNPCDHPHGGGEGKAPIGHPGPVTPWGKPALGYKTRKKGKASNKMIIKRVN; this comes from the coding sequence ATGGCAATTAGAAGATACAAACCAACATCAGCAGGTCGCCGTTTTATGTCTGTGCCAACGTACGAAGAGATTACTTCTACTACCCCGCACAGAAGCTTACTTAGAACGCTCAGTAAGAGTGGCGGACGTAACGCTCAGGGCAAGATTACCGTAAGACACATCGGCGGAGGCAATCGCACAAAGTACCGTGTAATAGACTTTAAACGTAACAAATACGATATTCCCGCAAAAGTAGCTACAATCGAATACGACCCAAACCGTTCGGCTAATATTGCTCTACTTCATTACGCAGACGGCGAAAAGAGATATATTCTAGCTCCCCTGGGTCTTAACGTAGGCGATACAATAATCTCGGCTACAACAGCAGATATCAAAGACGGCAACAATCTTCCGCTTGAAAATATCCCAGTTGGCGCAATTATACACAACATTGAGATTTCACCCGAAAAGGGCGGACAAGTCGCAAGAGCAGCCGGTATATCAGCTCAACTTATGGCAAAAGAAGGCAAATATGCAACTCTAAGAATGCCCTCTGGCGAAACAAGACTTGTGCTTACAAAGTGTCACGCAACAATCGGTCAAGTCGGTAACGTAGACCATTCAATAGTTAATCTCGGCAAAGCCGGCAAGACAAGATATAAGGGTATTAGACCTACCGTACGTGGTAGCGCAATGAACCCTTGCGACCACCCACACGGCGGTGGCGAAGGCAAAGCGCCTATTGGTCATCCCGGCCCAGTTACCCCTTGGGGCAAGCCAGCGCTAGGATATAAGACTAGAAAGAAAGGCAAAGCGTCCAACAAGATGATTATTAAGAGAGTTAATTAA
- the rpsS gene encoding 30S ribosomal protein S19 yields MSRSTKKGPFVDQKLLQRAKALNESGKKEVLKTWSRSSTIFPDFIGHTIAVHDGRKHVPVYITEDMVGLKLGEFAPTRTFRGHSGGSKTTTATK; encoded by the coding sequence ATGAGTAGATCAACTAAAAAAGGACCATTTGTAGATCAAAAGTTACTGCAAAGAGCAAAAGCGCTTAATGAGAGTGGCAAGAAAGAAGTATTAAAGACGTGGTCAAGGTCTTCAACAATCTTTCCCGACTTTATAGGACACACAATAGCAGTACACGATGGCAGGAAACACGTACCAGTATATATTACAGAAGATATGGTAGGACTTAAACTCGGCGAGTTTGCTCCTACAAGAACGTTTAGAGGGCATAGTGGCGGTAGCAAGACCACAACTGCCACAAAGTAA
- the rplV gene encoding 50S ribosomal protein L22, with amino-acid sequence MATRSKEKGIKRAESREKRPFAKAKYIRMSPSKVGIVLDLIRGKAYFQAVAILKGSPKIACEPVLKALNSAAANAEVNKGLAKDTLYVAECYTGQGPVLKRFQPVSKGRAHSILKRTSHITIVLDQKA; translated from the coding sequence ATGGCAACTAGAAGCAAAGAGAAAGGAATTAAGAGGGCAGAGTCCCGTGAAAAAAGACCTTTTGCCAAAGCGAAATATATTCGTATGTCACCAAGTAAAGTAGGCATAGTACTCGATTTAATTCGTGGCAAGGCATACTTTCAAGCAGTAGCTATTCTTAAAGGCTCTCCAAAAATTGCCTGCGAACCTGTGCTTAAAGCGCTTAACTCAGCCGCTGCAAATGCAGAAGTAAACAAAGGGTTAGCCAAAGACACACTGTATGTCGCAGAATGTTATACAGGGCAAGGGCCAGTGCTTAAAAGATTCCAACCTGTATCTAAGGGCAGAGCACATAGCATATTAAAGCGTACAAGCCATATCACGATTGTGCTTGACCAAAAGGCTTAA
- the rpsC gene encoding 30S ribosomal protein S3 — translation MGQKVNPIGMRIGINKDWNSRWTCNKADFATFIKEDNVLRTYIKKKYYLASISRLDIERSDGKIVINIVTGRPGVLIGKGGAGAEQIKAELVKLIGNKEIVLNIIEVKRPDADAQLIAENIAGQLENRIAFRRAMRQCIQRAIRSGVKGIKTMVSGRLDGAEIARKEHYHEGSIPLHTLRADIDYGFAQAKTTFGIIGVKVWVYNGEILGKKLKGGND, via the coding sequence ATGGGACAAAAAGTTAATCCGATAGGAATGAGAATTGGAATTAATAAAGACTGGAATAGTAGATGGACTTGTAACAAAGCCGACTTTGCAACCTTTATTAAAGAAGACAACGTTTTAAGAACATATATCAAAAAGAAATATTACCTCGCTTCTATATCAAGACTTGATATCGAACGTAGCGACGGTAAAATTGTAATCAATATTGTAACGGGTAGACCCGGCGTATTAATCGGCAAGGGCGGAGCAGGCGCAGAACAAATCAAAGCCGAACTCGTTAAACTTATTGGCAACAAAGAAATAGTTCTTAACATTATTGAAGTTAAAAGACCCGACGCAGACGCTCAACTAATAGCTGAGAATATAGCCGGACAACTAGAAAACAGAATAGCTTTCCGTCGCGCTATGCGTCAATGTATACAAAGAGCAATCAGGTCAGGCGTTAAAGGTATTAAAACTATGGTTAGCGGTAGACTTGACGGCGCAGAAATTGCAAGAAAAGAACATTATCACGAAGGAAGTATTCCACTACACACTTTAAGAGCCGACATCGACTACGGCTTTGCCCAAGCTAAGACCACTTTTGGTATTATAGGCGTAAAAGTGTGGGTTTACAACGGAGAAATATTAGGTAAGAAACTTAAAGGAGGTAATGACTAA
- the rplP gene encoding 50S ribosomal protein L16 — translation MLMPKRVKRRRVHRGRMCGTAHKGNFIAYGEYGLATLDCGWITSNQIEAARVAMTRFIKRGGQVWVDIFPHKPVTKKPAETRMGSGKGSPEFWVAVVKPGRVMFEMAGIPEDQAREALRLASHKLPVRCKFIKKEEVKTDEGE, via the coding sequence ATGTTAATGCCCAAAAGAGTAAAAAGACGCCGTGTGCATCGTGGCAGAATGTGCGGTACAGCGCATAAGGGCAATTTCATTGCCTACGGAGAATACGGTTTAGCTACGCTAGATTGCGGTTGGATTACCAGTAACCAAATAGAAGCGGCAAGAGTAGCGATGACAAGATTTATCAAACGTGGCGGACAAGTATGGGTAGATATCTTCCCTCACAAACCAGTTACCAAGAAACCAGCCGAAACTCGTATGGGTTCAGGCAAAGGTTCTCCTGAGTTTTGGGTTGCGGTAGTCAAGCCCGGTAGAGTTATGTTCGAAATGGCAGGCATACCCGAAGACCAAGCCAGAGAGGCGCTTAGGCTCGCAAGCCATAAACTGCCTGTTAGGTGTAAGTTTATAAAGAAAGAAGAGGTGAAGACAGATGAAGGCGAGTAA
- the rpmC gene encoding 50S ribosomal protein L29 — translation MKASKIRDMNNEELNIKLQDLKKELFNLRLSNATGHLTNNMALNLCKKDIAKVMTILKEREGK, via the coding sequence ATGAAGGCGAGTAAAATTAGAGATATGAACAACGAGGAACTCAACATTAAGTTGCAAGACCTGAAAAAGGAACTTTTCAATCTTCGTCTTTCTAATGCTACGGGACATCTTACAAACAATATGGCGCTTAACCTTTGCAAAAAAGACATCGCAAAAGTTATGACCATACTTAAAGAAAGAGAGGGCAAGTAA
- the rpsQ gene encoding 30S ribosomal protein S17, producing the protein MERNKRKELIGVVTSNKMDKTIVIAVVNKFKHPLYKKTISTTKKFKAHDEENQCGIGDKVLITETRKLSKDKNWRLVSIIERAK; encoded by the coding sequence ATTGAAAGAAATAAGAGAAAAGAATTAATCGGCGTTGTAACATCTAATAAGATGGACAAGACCATCGTAATTGCGGTAGTTAATAAATTTAAACACCCGCTATACAAAAAGACAATTTCCACAACCAAGAAATTTAAAGCTCACGACGAAGAAAACCAATGCGGTATAGGCGACAAAGTCCTTATTACCGAGACGAGAAAGTTAAGCAAAGACAAAAACTGGCGTTTGGTTTCTATCATCGAGAGAGCAAAGTAG
- the rplN gene encoding 50S ribosomal protein L14 produces MIQTFTRLKAADNSGAKEIMCIKVLGGSVRKFGNIGDIIVASVKSASAGGLVKKGEVVRAVIVRTASGLNRKDGTHIRFDDNAAVIIDNQKQPRGTRIFGPVARELREKDYMRIVSLAPEVL; encoded by the coding sequence ATGATTCAAACATTTACAAGATTGAAGGCTGCCGACAACTCGGGCGCAAAAGAAATTATGTGCATTAAGGTATTAGGCGGTTCAGTTAGAAAATTTGGCAATATCGGCGATATTATCGTCGCTAGCGTTAAGAGCGCCTCAGCGGGCGGTCTAGTTAAGAAAGGCGAAGTAGTGCGTGCAGTAATCGTTCGCACAGCTAGCGGACTTAATCGTAAAGACGGCACTCATATCCGTTTTGACGACAATGCGGCAGTTATCATAGACAATCAAAAGCAACCCAGAGGCACACGTATTTTTGGGCCCGTCGCTCGTGAACTAAGAGAAAAAGACTATATGCGTATCGTTTCTCTTGCTCCCGAAGTACTTTAA
- the rplE gene encoding 50S ribosomal protein L5 yields the protein MAEKKEQVKKEQVKEAPAAKKAKEPVAKKAPEKLAPNRLKQYYVTNVVPSLVKHFNYINVNQVPRLEKITLNCGLGDCKDNTKSFQIAVDELKSISGQRPIITKAKKSVANFKVREGMNVGAKVTLRGRRMYEFMDKLMSIALPRVRDFRGISDKSFDGRGNYTMGVKEQLIFPEIVYDQVEKTRGFDITFVTTAATDEEAKQLLQLMGMPFRA from the coding sequence ATGGCTGAGAAGAAAGAGCAAGTAAAGAAAGAACAAGTTAAAGAAGCGCCAGCAGCTAAAAAGGCAAAAGAACCCGTAGCTAAAAAAGCGCCCGAGAAACTTGCGCCAAACAGATTGAAGCAATACTATGTAACCAACGTTGTGCCCTCTTTGGTTAAACACTTCAACTATATTAACGTTAACCAAGTCCCAAGACTTGAAAAAATAACCCTTAATTGCGGGTTAGGCGACTGTAAAGACAACACTAAGTCTTTCCAAATCGCAGTTGACGAATTAAAGAGCATTAGCGGACAAAGACCAATTATTACTAAGGCAAAGAAGTCCGTAGCTAACTTTAAAGTAAGAGAAGGCATGAACGTAGGCGCAAAGGTTACGCTTAGAGGTAGAAGAATGTATGAGTTTATGGACAAATTAATGTCTATCGCTCTACCTAGGGTAAGAGACTTTCGTGGTATATCGGACAAATCCTTCGACGGAAGAGGCAACTATACAATGGGCGTAAAAGAGCAACTTATCTTCCCCGAAATAGTTTACGACCAAGTAGAAAAGACTCGTGGTTTTGATATTACATTCGTAACCACAGCAGCAACAGACGAAGAAGCTAAGCAACTGTTGCAACTGATGGGAATGCCTTTTAGGGCGTAA
- a CDS encoding type Z 30S ribosomal protein S14, with amino-acid sequence MARKALINKQQKPAKFSTRKYTRCTICGRPHAVLSKYGICRICFRNLAYKGEIPGVKKASW; translated from the coding sequence ATGGCAAGAAAAGCATTAATAAATAAGCAACAAAAACCCGCAAAATTCAGTACCCGTAAATACACAAGATGCACAATATGCGGTAGGCCGCACGCAGTGTTAAGTAAATACGGTATTTGCAGAATATGTTTTAGAAACTTAGCATACAAGGGAGAAATACCCGGTGTTAAGAAAGCTAGCTGGTAA
- the rpsH gene encoding 30S ribosomal protein S8: MVVTDTIADMLTRIRNASTAKHTDVEIPSSNTKMAIAKILLDEGYITAVEEKKDKIQGTIKITLKYGPKGVKVFSGLRRISKPGLRVYSPADQLPKVLNGLGIAIVSTSKGIMTDKNARAQNLGGEVLAYVW; encoded by the coding sequence ATGGTAGTAACTGATACAATCGCTGATATGCTAACAAGAATTCGCAACGCATCAACAGCTAAACATACCGATGTAGAGATTCCTTCATCTAATACCAAAATGGCAATAGCTAAAATATTGCTCGACGAAGGATATATTACTGCGGTAGAAGAAAAGAAAGACAAAATACAAGGCACAATTAAAATAACCTTAAAATATGGTCCTAAGGGCGTAAAAGTTTTTAGCGGACTAAGAAGAATTAGCAAACCCGGACTAAGAGTATATTCTCCGGCAGACCAACTGCCCAAAGTACTTAATGGTCTAGGCATAGCTATCGTTTCTACATCTAAGGGTATTATGACAGACAAAAATGCTCGTGCGCAAAACTTAGGCGGCGAAGTATTAGCGTATGTGTGGTAG
- the rplF gene encoding 50S ribosomal protein L6, with amino-acid sequence MSRIGNKHIPIPAGVEVKIAGSLITVKGPKGVLSRDIGKEIVCKQDGSALIFTRPNEEKETRAKHGLYRALVNNMVVGVTTGFSRTLVTNGIGYRIQVNGNKLVLNIGYSHPIEIIAPAGIKIECPNATDILVSGIDKELVGQVSADIKAERPVEPYHAYGIRYKEEVVVLKEGKKTGK; translated from the coding sequence ATGTCAAGAATAGGTAATAAACATATCCCAATACCCGCAGGCGTAGAAGTAAAAATAGCTGGTAGCTTAATTACGGTTAAAGGCCCTAAGGGCGTTCTTTCAAGAGATATCGGCAAAGAAATCGTCTGCAAACAAGACGGTAGTGCGTTAATCTTTACTCGTCCTAACGAAGAAAAAGAAACTCGTGCTAAACACGGCTTGTATAGAGCTTTGGTAAATAATATGGTAGTAGGCGTAACCACTGGTTTTAGTAGAACGCTTGTTACAAACGGTATAGGCTATCGTATCCAAGTAAACGGTAACAAATTAGTGCTTAATATAGGATATTCTCACCCAATCGAAATTATAGCCCCAGCAGGAATTAAGATTGAGTGTCCTAATGCAACCGATATCCTTGTTTCTGGCATTGACAAAGAACTTGTAGGTCAAGTATCTGCCGACATTAAGGCCGAAAGACCAGTTGAACCTTATCATGCGTATGGAATTAGATATAAGGAAGAAGTGGTTGTGCTGAAAGAAGGCAAGAAGACAGGTAAATAG